TCTTATGCTTTGGGTCCGTGCTGAGCCCTCAGAATCACTTGGGACTGAGTCATGTCAGAGCCACAGTCTGCCGAATGTTCTCAATGTGCCCATCCCCTGGATCTTGGCCCAGGGGATGTAATAGACCCCAGGTTTGGGCAGGATCTGAAATAGTTGAGAGGGATGTTGGAAGATTCCTAATGGGGCATTGTGACCTCAGGTTCCCTCTTTCTGCCCCACAGGATCCTGTGATGAGGAAGGGGCGGGTTATTAGAGCACCTCTCTTTCCCCTACCCAGGGCAATTTCTTGCTGTTCTTCTGGGGTCCTCTCCTCAGGGGACCACTCTAGAGCTCCCCTGAGTGAGAATGGGGGTTTTACCCATGCCAGCCCCGCCTCTGCCTCGAATGCAGTCAGTCATAAGacagattcttcttcttcttcttcttcctcttcctcttcctcctcttctctcttcctcttcttcctctcttttttttaataggctccacacccagtgtggagcccaaggtcAGGCTTaaactcttgaccctgagatcaagacctgagctgagaacaagagtcGTATACTTAACTGACCAGTTGCCGCGAGATTCTTGAAAGAAGGGAAAACCCTACTGTCATTGAGTTTCTACCTGGGGGGGATGGTGGCCACTGAACTGTGGGGGCAGAGGTCAGAGTTTGGAGCTGCTGAGATGCCTGGAGTTTGTGGGGCAGAGTACTAGACAGAAGGGAGCTAGGAAAGAAGCTCTGGAAACCTCCATAAGGGTCCCCTCAACTCTTGGGTCAAATACTCAGCTGTATAGGACAGCACCCTACAAGGTCTAGTAGAAACAGCTGCTAGAGGGTTGTGAATTGATTAGTTGGAAACTTAGGAGTTCTGACCATGCAGAGTAGAAACTTTACTGAACCCACTGGACACTCTACTGACATCTCAAAAAACCCACAGTTTAGTGGCAGGAGCACTCTAGCACCAGAGTAAGGATGATGCTAGACCCAAACtaataagcttaaaaaataagCTTCAAAAGGATCCAGACGATCTGCTAGTATGTTACTGGGAACGAAATTCAGTATACTTGCTAAGGATAACAAGATCCAGATGTTCAACAGTTTCTGCATACCTAATACACTACAGTATAGCAACTGTAATGTCCAGCATGCAATAAGAAATTTCTAGACATTTACAGAAGTAGGAAAATGTAGCCtaaccaggagaaaaaaatggtcAATGGAAACTGATCCCTGCAATAACAGATACCAGAACCAGCAGACAAGGTGCTATTTACCTGGGCTTAAGCATATAAAGGAAGATATAGGGGAAATCTCAGCAGTAAAAGGGGAACCATCTGGAAATTAGAACTGCAAAGCCCACAATCTGAGATGAGAATCCCACTGGACGGCCCTCAGGGGAGACTGGAGGCAGAAGACAGCAGGCTCAGTCGATCTATAGAGAGTAGGTCTTACAACCTGAAGAACACATGGatcaaagatggaaaaaaaatagagcctCAGTGACCTCTGAAGCAAAATACACACACGGAGTAGGAGTCTTGGAAGAAAGAGAtaggaaacagagaaaatatggaagaaataacagctgaaaatgtccaaattttatgaaaaacacaGTTCAAGCACCAAGTCCTGGAAGAAAATCAGCAGCCCCGGGGCAGTCTCATACATCAAGGCATAAAGTGGTCCAACTACTTTGGAAAAGATTGGACAGTTTCTTTACCAAAGACCCATGAAAACATCACTGAAAGCATTGCAGGAGCaaagcagctttattcattaGAGCCAAGACCTAGAGATGGCTCAGGGATCCATCAGCAGGAGAATGTGTAACAAATAGTTCTGTATTCTTACCACAGAATACCACTCtgcaagagaaaggaacagaCTTTAAGCGATCAACTTAACGGTATGAGTAAATATGATAAACAGAATGCTGAGCAAAAGACACTAAGTTGCATTTATAATTTATgctgaaagaaatcaaaacatttgttttaaggAGGGTGAGATAGGTAAGGGGCACGTGAGAACTTCCTGGGTGACGGAAATATTACATATGTGGGATATGTGGTTGTGTGCGTTTGTTAGAACTCATTGAATTATGCacttcaggtttttgtttttcactctgtATAGGTtttacctaaaaaaagaaaaaaactgtaaacaAGTACTGAGCTCTAGTTACGTTTGCTCTTCCCAGTATTGTGGGACAGCTCATTCTGAAACTACCTTGTGTGTTTTATAGATTCAAGCAGATGAGTGAATATATTGAGGCTAatgggagccaggtttctcactaCTGTAGAGAGAATTCAAGTACGGCAAGGGGGAAGCGTGCCCTTGTGGCGTGAGAATGTATGCCAGGACATCAGTGTGAATGTGTGTGAACAGTCCTGAATTACGTGTATAGAACTCCCTGCTAAACAGGCACGGAAACGGTGACATGCCAGGCATGGTGAGCAGTCCTAACACCCAGATCTTTGTCTCTAAATACTTTCTCCACTAAAGGGAACTAAGGTTCCTTTGAGAAGTGGTTCATTCCAGGCTGGGACAAAATAAGTCTCTTCCCTAGCATGGCCTTGGCAGGGGCAGCTGTCTCCCGCTTGGCATCAAGGCTGCCCTCAGACCTCACATCATTAAAAAGAGGCCCAacaggggagcttgggtggctcagtctgtgaagcatctgtcctcggctcaggtcatgattcccgagtcctgggatcgagccccatgtctggcttccttctcagaggggagtctgcttctccctctgtccctcaccccgcTCATGttctggctttctctttctcaagtaaataaataaaatcttttaaatttaaaaaaaaaaaaaagtgaccaagAAGTTCACTGGGCACCAGTCAGACCAATATGTCAAAGTTAAGTGCAGCAAGTAGAAACCCAGAGGCACTGACAGTGGGGCACACAGAATGTTCAGGGACCAGATCTTGATGCCCAGCTCTGGTTCCGGAAGCAGCCAGAAGACAAAGCCCGTGCTGCCCAGTGGCTCCCGGAAGTTCCTCGTCCAATAATGACAGTAATGGGTTATATGATTTGTTAAATGAAGTGAAAATATTTGAATCCATACTGATGTCAAGATGATaaatggagagagggaaaagctcTTTATAGTAGATGCCAGAACAGAGGAAGGCTGGAGTTGGAAAATCGTGAATGCGAAGAGAAGCGGGTAAAATTGGTTGAGGAAGACATTTCTTTGTAGTGTCAAAATAACTTCCCCTGACTTCCTGATTAATTATAAAtggagggtcacctgggtggctcagttggttatgcgtctgcctttggctcaggtcatgatctcagggttctgggatccagccccacatatggctccctgctcggctcagcagggattctgcttctgcctttccctctgcccttctcttgtttgtgctctctctcttgcttgctttctctcaaataaaatctttttaaaaattataaatggaggggcacctgggtggctcagtggattaagctgctgccttcggctcaggtcatgatctcaggatcctgggatcgagtcccgcatcgggctctctgctcagcaagggagcttgcttccctctatctctctctctgcctgcctctccgtctgcttgtgatctctctctgtcaaataaataaattaaattaaaaaaaaaattataaatggaaaagtaGTAACTTTACAGTGTAGAGAGActttaaccaagtgatcaaagcTTGCACCACCTGAGATAAACCAATGAGGTTCATTGAGATGGTCAGGCCAGTGGGATACCTGCTTTTCTGCAAAACCTTAAACTAATCTTGAGGAGACCTCTAACGTATATTGGAGAGGTTTGATAACAGAACTGGTCTCTTCAAGAGTATCAAGGTAAAGAAACACAAAGGTAGTGTGAGGAGCTGTTCTCAGTAAAAGGACACTGATGAGATCGGCAGTGAAGATCCTGGAATGAACATACAAATGAGCCACAAAGGACATCACTGGGACACCAGGTGAAGCTTGACGATGGACCAAGGATTAAATAATAGGATTGTGTAAGtgttaaatttcctgattttgagaGCTGTGCTCATGTAAGAAACTGGCCGTTCGGGGGAAAGATAGAGTGAAATTAAAAACTGAGGGATAAAGAGCCATGGTTATAACGTTTCTCAGATGGTTCCGAGAGAGAATGATGACGTGAATGGGGCAAAAATACAAACTGTTGGTGAATCTGCATAAAGGAAATTTCCGAAAGCTTACAGTTCCGTAGGAAAAGAGAAGGcaagaaggaagcaaagaaagcaaatgacTTCTTAAGAGTCCCTGCAGCCTTCCCAAATCTGTCGCTAGTGGGAGGCCCGAACCATCTCAGACTGTCATTGGGCCTGCTTGGGGcgcggggggcagggggtgtgtgtggggggcagtgCTGGGTTACAGGTGAAAAACTTGAGCTTCTAAAAGCCAGTTCCTGAAAATGCTTATCTTTTGctttattattaatgttttctttcacagCTGAAAATGTAGCCAAAAAATGGCAAGTGAGCAGAGAAGATCAGGACAAGTATGCAGTTCTGTCCCAGAACAGGACAGAGAGTGCACAGAAAGCTGGCTATTTTGACAAAGAGATTATACCAGTTTTTGTATCTTCTAGAAAAGGTGAGTATATAGACTTCAGTGGTTTGAACCTTGATGTACCTATTTATAGATAAGAGTGAtccaaaaaataatatataggaATGTTTATACATCGTGTCTTAGGTCTTTCAGGTTGCAAAGAAAAGGTTGATCTTGGGTACATCTGAAAATGGCGGGCTGGGCGCCATTGTTTATCGGGTGCTGGAGGGTGAGAACATGGCACTGTGTTGGCTCTGAGCACTCCTGGTCCCAGAGTGTCCACACTGGTCTGTAGATAGAGCAGGTTTTGTGTGAGAAACTGGAGCATTGGCTTATCATTGTTAGGAGGTAACAGCTGACCTTTTGCCCCTACAGGCTAAATCTCCTCAGAGTCGAACACCCACTACTTCCTGTATATGTCTGCATACAATTCGTGTTTCCTGAGGGTGCATGTTTTTGGGTCCTTTGCTGTTATCTCAGATGGAATGTTCCGGTCAAAGAGCTCTTACTGATCAACTGTTCTGTTACCAGTAACTGCTGTTGCTTACGTCCACCCTTATGAGATTAGCTTTGATGTTCCCTGATCCTGTCCGTTGTAACCAGCTAAGTCCTACACACTGCACCTTTACCACCTTTCGCACAAAGAACTGCCTTCCTCAGAAAGGGCTGTGGTTGTGGAAAACACTCGAAGTATCTCATGAGGACAGTGCTTATAAAATCTGGGAACATGCAACTTTTATTATGTGTACTTTCCTGTTggaatgaaagtattttttagtaAACCTTCTTTCCAAATTTGAAGCCTCGTGTCTGAGGACTGCACCATTCCTGGCACACTCACTGCCATCTTGGTACTAATCTTGgttaattcattttcctttgttcagGTCTCACTGAAGTGAAAACAGATGAGTTTCCACGCCATGGGAGCAACATAGAAGGCATATCTAAGTTAAAGCCATACTTTCTTACAGATGGAACAGGAACAGTCACCCCAGCTAATGCTTCAGGTTTGAGTTCCCAAAGGGCAGTTAAGGGAACCCTTCTTCTGCTAGGCCTACCAAATTGatgactttttcatttcatttattatttatatgcaaATTATGCTAAGACCTTTAGTTGCTTGAAGGGAAGATATAGTTTCTCTATATTTGATTATTACTAGCATtgccctattctttttttaagatttaatttatttgacacagaaagagacagagatcacaagtaggcagagagacaggcagagagagagggggaggcaggctccctgctgagcagagatcctgatgtggggcttgatcccaggaccctgaggtcaggacctgagctgaaggcagaggcttaacccactgaaccaaccaggcgcccctagcatcGCCGTATTTTTGACTTAACTTATAAAGAATGGATTTGACTTCTCAACATCCGAACTAGacataaagatgaaaaagcagATTAGGGAACCAGAGAGTTTGATCTTGTCTCTTGATGCTTTTCCAAAACCAGAAACTCCCGATGCCTTATATGAGAGCGAggctatttcttttttgtttttttcgaagattttatttatttgacagagagagagacagcaagagagggaacataagcagggggagtggaagaggggaggagcagagagcctgatgcagggctcaatcccaggaccctaggatgatGACCttagctggaggcagatgcttacccgactgaggcccccaggtgccctgagcaaggctatttcatctttttcttttcattactcttccctcctctttcaATCTTTCCACTTTCCTCGGTTAATGTTCTGTGGTCAATTATGTCATATTGCCAAACTTAGCATTTCTAATTACATTGGAAAATAGGAAttatgggggggcgcctgggtggctcagtcagttatgcacctgccttcagctcaggtcatgatctgagtcctgggatcgagcctcgtgtcaggctccttgctccatggggagccggcttctcccactgccgctccccctgcttgtgcatgtttgctgtcaaataaaatcttaaaaaaaaaaaaaaaggcattatggCAACTGACTTTGTCAAgattatatataaagaataattgAACATGTGTCTTCAGGTGTTTGAGAAAGTAGGCACAGGTATAGAACTCAGTGAGCATTTCAAAAGCAAGGACGTTCGTATTTTACAGGAATAAATGATGGTGCTGCCGCTGTGTTGCTAATGAAGAAGTCGGAGGCCACTCATCGAGGGCTCACACCGTTAGCACAGATCGTTTCCTGGTCACAAGTAGGCGTGGAGCCTTCCATTATGGGGACAGGACCGATTCCAGCGATAAAGCAAGCTGTAAGTTTAATTTTGAATGTTGGCACCTGTTCTTTGTTGGGACAACGAACGCCTTTGGGACCAGAACACCACGCTGTAATTCACTTTTCAGTTCCGCCTTCTCAAACCTTGGCTCAGATCCTCCACCCCAAAATGCCAAGGTTGAGCTTTTGTTTATTCctcagattaaattttttttttccccctttatgaAAGTTTCCCCATTAGTCTTCAATGAGCTTTTTCATGTTAGTTGTATCTctagcctgcttccctgctgcAAAGAACAGCCAAGAACATTTGAATCTCCTGTTTTTTAGCAGAACCGATAAATAACGTAGATCATCTCACCTACACTTAACATGTTACTACTTCAAAACTTTGATTCCAGAGGGATGTTTTCTGTGTGTCTTAGAATGGTATCACTTAGGTTCATGGAGGAACCCTTAAGAGATCCTCCAATGTCACATAGTGTATGTTCTAGTATCTACAAGGAGGCGGCCACGTGGGTGTTTAGACCTCTATTCCATTAATCTTCCCCTTAGGTTGCAAAAGCAGGCTGGTCCCTGGAGGATGTGGATGTATTTGAGATCAACGAAGCTTTTGCTGCCCTCTCTGTGGCAATAACTAAAGAACTTGGATTAAACCCAGAGAAGGTAAACCTGAGCGAGCAGTCCTGAGGATGGTTAGCGGATGGGTGTTGCAGTGCAAATCTGATTGTAAACAGCAAGCCCCAGGCACACACAGCTCTGTAGTGTGGCAAGCAGTGGCCATACGGTTACTAGGCGGACACTGAGAAGCTCCACTGGGACTCAGGAGTTATTTTATTGCTTCCCAGGGCGAAACCCCTGGACTCTCTTCATTTACTTCTGTCTCAGAGCAGCCTTGACTTTTCTGAGCTAGTAAGGTAGTCAGGGTGGATGTCACAGGGTATCAAGGTCCTAAGCAGTTAAAATGAAAGCGGAACTTGAAAGGATAGTTTACTGGTGTAACattaaaagggaaaagataatTTAGGATTTTTACTCTATGTCCGCAGGATAAACGTATGTATCTTTTTCCCCTTAGGTCAACATTCAAGGAGGGGCTATAGCCTTGGGCCATCCTCTTGGAGCATCCGGCTGTCGGATTCTTGTTACCCTGTTACACACCATGGAACGGAAGGGTGGACACCGTGGTGTTGCTGCCTTGTGCATTGGGGGTGGGATGGGCATAGCAATGTGTGTTCAGAGGGGATGAAATTACTTAACAATTAATCATGCCTAAACACAACTGGAACTTAACCTCCTTTTAAACTAGTATGGTACTAAATTATAGTATGTGAGATTATAGGACCAACCAAAGTGAGGATGGAAACCATCTTTCATAAGAACCCAAGGCTTgacagtttactttttttaatgtgtaatacTCAACAAGAGAATTGCATCCAACATTGTTATAAATAAAGGATAAAGCAAATCAGTCATCAAGGGCTCCCGAGTGAACGGCATCTTCATAACCTCCATGCTTGTCATCTTTGCTCTCAGGGTGTAATTTGATGAGATCATCAATTCGAAGAATGGTAATTGCAGCTTCTGTTGCAAACTTCAAACTCTTCACTTTCACTATGGTTGGTTCGAACACCCCTGCTTGCTTGTTGTCTCGCGGTTTACCATTAACCAAATCAAGACCAATCCTGCAATTTAGAAAAAACTATTCAACGGCATCTTACATAACGTACACCTACCCCATTCCAGCTCTTTACATCTGGCCACCCCACTCAAATGTTCATCTTGGGAAATGTTGGGACCTTACGGTAGACCCCTTAAGACTACAGTAGCTAATTACCAATAGCGAGAAGTACTGAAAGAGTTGTAGGAAGGTTAGAGGATAGTGAGGACACTGTTTCTAAACATCATTTAACATCTTACACAGGGACTGCTTAAGAAGGTTCAGAtcagcagtgcctgggtggctcagtgggtta
The sequence above is drawn from the Mustela nigripes isolate SB6536 chromosome 5, MUSNIG.SB6536, whole genome shotgun sequence genome and encodes:
- the ACAT2 gene encoding acetyl-CoA acetyltransferase, cytosolic isoform X1 is translated as MSASSDPVVIVSAARTAIGSFNGALAAVPVRDLGSAVIKEVLKRAAVAPEEVSEVIFGHVLAAGCGQNPVRQASMGAGIPYSVPAWSCQMVCGSGLKAVCLAAQSIGIGDSSIVVAGGMESMSKAPHLIHLRTGVKMGEMPLTDSILCDGLTDAFHNYHMGMTAENVAKKWQVSREDQDKYAVLSQNRTESAQKAGYFDKEIIPVFVSSRKGLTEVKTDEFPRHGSNIEGISKLKPYFLTDGTGTVTPANASGINDGAAAVLLMKKSEATHRGLTPLAQIVSWSQVGVEPSIMGTGPIPAIKQAVAKAGWSLEDVDVFEINEAFAALSVAITKELGLNPEKVNIQGGAIALGHPLGASGCRILVTLLHTMERKGGHRGVAALCIGGGMGIAMCVQRG
- the ACAT2 gene encoding acetyl-CoA acetyltransferase, cytosolic isoform X2 codes for the protein MSASSDPVVIVSAARTAIGSFNGALAAVPVRDLGSAVIKEVLKRAAVAPEEVSEVIFGHVLAAGCGQNPVRQASMGAGIPYSVPAWSCQMVCGSGLKAVCLAAQSIGIGDSSIVVAGGMESMSKAPHLIHLRTGVKMGEMPLTDSILCDGLTDAFHNYHMGMTAENVAKKWQVSREDQDKYAVLSQNRTESAQKAGYFDKEIIPVFVSSRKGLTEVKTDEFPRHGSNIEGISKLKPYFLTDGTGTVTPANASGINDGAAAVLLMKKSEATHRGLTPLAQIVSWSQVGVEPSIMGTGPIPAIKQAVNIQGGAIALGHPLGASGCRILVTLLHTMERKGGHRGVAALCIGGGMGIAMCVQRG